Proteins co-encoded in one Halococcoides cellulosivorans genomic window:
- a CDS encoding MFS transporter: MGRSPVRDRLDTVFAFDRGVLVLSVAMFAFSLGFQMTTRYLPEYLQVLGASGLVVGLFGTVGNAIGALYPYPGGAISDRIGSRRALTLFGAVATLGFAVWLGASWLGPIQVGPFVVEPWIWVFVGLLLAQAWKSFGLGATFAVVRQATAPGRLAAGFASTESVRRLAFLLGPVLAAVLVAQGADFQAGFRYVLALAVGAGALGTLVQHRLYDASQDSIGRAFAGIDRIVADLRAMPPSLRPLLVGDTLVRFGNGVVYVFLVLVVTRWLAVGLETIAVGQWTWAIDLAPATFVGLLFGLEMGVAIAVMIPAAAIADRIGYKPVVASGFAVYGLIPLALIVAPAKPWAMIVVFGASGLRFAGLPAHKAAIVGPAATDAGGRVTGTYYLVRNVVVIPSAALGGALWTWVAPPVALAVGGAIALCGALYYVAAGKEPSIVE, encoded by the coding sequence ATGGGCCGCTCGCCCGTCCGGGACCGACTCGATACTGTGTTCGCGTTCGATCGTGGCGTCCTCGTCCTCTCGGTGGCGATGTTCGCGTTCAGTCTGGGCTTTCAGATGACGACACGATACCTCCCGGAGTACCTCCAGGTGCTGGGCGCGTCGGGGCTGGTCGTCGGCCTGTTCGGGACGGTGGGCAACGCCATCGGCGCGCTCTATCCGTACCCCGGGGGTGCGATTTCGGATCGGATCGGTTCGCGGCGGGCGCTGACGCTGTTCGGCGCGGTCGCAACGTTGGGCTTCGCAGTCTGGCTGGGGGCCTCCTGGCTCGGGCCGATCCAGGTGGGCCCATTCGTCGTCGAGCCCTGGATCTGGGTGTTCGTCGGCCTCCTGCTCGCACAGGCCTGGAAGTCGTTCGGTCTGGGCGCGACGTTCGCGGTCGTCCGCCAGGCCACCGCGCCGGGGCGACTCGCCGCCGGCTTCGCGAGCACCGAGAGCGTCCGTCGGCTGGCCTTTCTGCTCGGCCCGGTGCTTGCGGCCGTGCTCGTCGCGCAGGGCGCGGACTTCCAGGCGGGGTTTCGATACGTGCTCGCGCTCGCGGTCGGGGCCGGCGCGCTCGGGACCCTCGTCCAGCACCGCCTGTACGACGCGAGCCAGGATTCGATCGGGCGGGCGTTCGCGGGGATCGATCGCATCGTCGCGGACCTCCGGGCGATGCCGCCGTCCCTGCGCCCGCTGCTCGTGGGTGATACGCTCGTCCGGTTCGGCAACGGCGTCGTCTACGTGTTTCTCGTCCTCGTCGTCACCCGGTGGCTCGCGGTCGGCCTGGAGACGATCGCGGTCGGCCAGTGGACCTGGGCGATCGATCTCGCGCCCGCGACGTTCGTGGGCCTGCTGTTCGGCCTGGAGATGGGCGTCGCGATCGCCGTCATGATACCCGCGGCGGCGATCGCTGATCGGATCGGGTACAAGCCCGTCGTCGCGAGTGGGTTCGCCGTCTACGGGCTGATCCCACTCGCACTGATCGTTGCGCCCGCGAAGCCGTGGGCGATGATCGTCGTCTTCGGGGCGTCGGGCCTGCGGTTCGCGGGCTTGCCCGCCCACAAGGCGGCGATCGTCGGGCCGGCCGCCACGGACGCCGGCGGGCGCGTCACGGGAACCTATTATCTGGTGCGCAACGTCGTCGTCATCCCGAGTGCGGCGCTCGGTGGCGCGCTCTGGACGTGGGTCGCGCCACCGGTCGCACTCGCGGTCGGCGGGGCGATCGCGCTGTGCGGGGCGCTGTACTATGTCGCCGCCGGAAAAGAGCCGTCGATCGTCGAGTAG
- a CDS encoding 50S ribosomal protein L30 has translation MEALVQLRGEVDMTGKTQDTLEMLNLGRVNHATVVPETDAYNGMIAVVNDYVAHGEPSADVLGTVIERRGAATEADSVEAALDAAGYDDATAAAEALLDEETTLRDLGLEPTLRLHPPRGGHDGIKQPKQTGGQLGPADTDRMDDLLEAMR, from the coding sequence ATGGAAGCGCTCGTCCAGCTTCGCGGCGAGGTCGACATGACCGGCAAGACCCAGGACACCCTGGAGATGCTCAACCTCGGGCGCGTCAACCACGCGACGGTCGTCCCCGAGACCGACGCCTACAACGGTATGATCGCAGTCGTCAACGACTACGTCGCCCACGGCGAGCCCTCCGCGGACGTGCTCGGGACAGTCATCGAGCGCCGCGGAGCGGCCACCGAGGCCGACAGCGTCGAGGCGGCCCTCGACGCGGCCGGCTACGACGACGCGACCGCGGCTGCCGAGGCCCTCCTCGACGAGGAGACGACGCTTCGCGACCTCGGTCTCGAACCGACGCTGCGCCTGCACCCGCCGCGCGGCGGGCACGACGGCATCAAACAGCCGAAACAGACCGGCGGCCAACTCGGACCGGCCGACACCGACCGAATGGACGACCTGCTGGAGGCGATGCGATGA
- the secY gene encoding preprotein translocase subunit SecY, which produces MSWKDTAEPVLTRMPTVRRPQRHVPFKRKLMWTAGILVLYFFLTNVHLFGMPVDPEAGDAFGRFRSILAGGAGTIMHLGIGPIVTASIVLQLLGGADLLGLDTENNPRDQVLYQGLQKFLVLVMICLTGLPMVFASDYLPASRAVQELLPIGKMGLKWLIFAQIALGGVLILYMDEIVSKWGVGSGVGLFIIAGVSQQLFGGLTIRQFGDAGSFADLSLGLIPRWAGFVSNWLNLGVGEVEFPTTVSGWLLTDAGLEIIPIITTILIFVIVVYAESVRVEIPLSHARVKGARGRFPVKLIYASVLPMILVRALQANIQFLGQILHQQWAGMPGWVGQYADEGAQVTGGVFYYLAPVQSRQEWMWWLGGQASNMEPWQIFLRVGIDLGIMVFAGGLFAIFWVETTGMGPESTAQQIQNSGMQIPGFRQNPSVLEKVLERYIPQVTVIGGMLVGFLAVMANLLGTIGGVSGTGLLLTVSITYKIYEEIAEEQLMEMHPMMRQMFG; this is translated from the coding sequence ATGAGCTGGAAGGACACCGCCGAACCGGTCCTCACGCGGATGCCCACAGTGCGGCGTCCACAGCGACACGTCCCGTTCAAACGGAAGCTGATGTGGACGGCCGGGATTTTGGTGCTGTATTTCTTCCTGACGAACGTCCACCTGTTCGGCATGCCGGTCGATCCAGAGGCGGGCGACGCGTTCGGCCGGTTCCGGTCGATCCTGGCCGGTGGGGCCGGGACGATCATGCACCTCGGGATCGGGCCGATCGTCACCGCGAGCATCGTGTTGCAGTTGCTCGGCGGGGCGGACTTACTCGGCCTCGACACCGAGAACAACCCCCGCGATCAGGTGCTCTACCAGGGCCTTCAGAAGTTCCTGGTACTGGTGATGATCTGCCTGACGGGCCTGCCGATGGTGTTCGCGAGCGACTACCTGCCCGCGAGTAGAGCGGTGCAGGAACTGCTCCCCATTGGAAAAATGGGACTGAAGTGGCTCATCTTCGCCCAGATCGCACTCGGCGGTGTCCTGATCCTGTACATGGACGAGATCGTGAGCAAGTGGGGCGTCGGCAGCGGTGTCGGCCTGTTCATCATCGCTGGCGTCAGCCAGCAGCTGTTCGGTGGACTGACCATCCGGCAGTTCGGCGACGCCGGATCGTTCGCAGACCTCTCACTGGGGCTCATCCCGCGATGGGCCGGCTTCGTCTCGAACTGGCTCAATCTCGGTGTCGGAGAAGTCGAGTTCCCGACGACAGTGAGTGGGTGGCTGTTGACCGACGCCGGACTGGAGATCATCCCGATCATCACGACGATCCTGATCTTCGTGATCGTCGTCTACGCCGAATCGGTCCGCGTGGAGATCCCGCTGAGTCACGCCCGCGTGAAGGGGGCCCGTGGACGGTTCCCCGTGAAGCTGATCTACGCGAGCGTCCTGCCGATGATCCTCGTCCGGGCGCTCCAGGCCAACATTCAGTTCCTCGGCCAGATCCTCCACCAGCAGTGGGCCGGCATGCCTGGCTGGGTCGGCCAGTACGCCGACGAGGGGGCCCAGGTCACCGGTGGCGTGTTCTACTATCTCGCGCCGGTCCAGAGCCGTCAGGAGTGGATGTGGTGGCTCGGTGGTCAGGCCTCGAACATGGAGCCCTGGCAGATCTTCCTCCGGGTCGGCATCGACCTCGGAATCATGGTGTTCGCCGGTGGGCTGTTCGCGATCTTCTGGGTCGAGACGACCGGGATGGGCCCGGAATCGACCGCCCAGCAGATCCAGAACTCCGGGATGCAGATCCCCGGGTTCCGCCAGAACCCGTCGGTCCTCGAAAAGGTGCTCGAACGGTATATCCCGCAGGTGACGGTCATCGGCGGGATGCTCGTCGGGTTCCTCGCCGTGATGGCGAACCTGCTCGGCACGATCGGTGGCGTCTCGGGGACGGGACTGCTGCTGACCGTGAGCATCACCTACAAGATCTACGAGGAGATCGCCGAAGAGCAACTCATGGAGATGCACCCCATGATGCGCCAGATGTTCGGCTAA
- a CDS encoding 50S ribosomal protein L19e, whose product MTDLSAQKRLAADVLDVGKNRLWFDPDAQDEIADAITRADIRELIDDGTIQADEPEGNSRGRVRKRNAKRAEGHRKGHGTRSGTAGGREDPSAVWTSTIRAQRNRLQELRDDGDLDRSTYRTLYDRASGGEFDSVADLERYIDDNYGD is encoded by the coding sequence ATGACTGACCTGAGCGCACAGAAGCGCCTCGCCGCGGACGTCCTCGACGTGGGCAAGAACCGACTCTGGTTCGACCCCGACGCCCAAGACGAGATCGCCGACGCGATCACCCGGGCGGACATCCGCGAGCTGATCGACGACGGGACGATCCAGGCCGACGAGCCGGAAGGCAACTCCCGTGGTCGGGTGCGCAAACGCAACGCCAAACGCGCCGAGGGCCACCGGAAAGGCCACGGTACGCGGAGCGGAACCGCCGGCGGGCGCGAGGATCCGAGTGCGGTGTGGACCTCGACGATCCGCGCGCAGCGCAACCGGCTGCAGGAACTTCGCGACGACGGCGACCTCGATCGGTCGACGTATCGCACGCTGTACGACCGGGCGAGCGGCGGCGAATTCGACAGTGTCGCTGACCTCGAACGGTATATCGACGACAACTACGGTGACTAA
- a CDS encoding LUD domain-containing protein: MTQERTDPYDRFASQAESYGVELTEVSPEAVAGAIADAIDPPAIGTALPWDDVALPAGVATEPTPTDIEAAVTGVTAASLAIADYRSVVLRMDEAGSEPVSLFNDRHVAVLRKDDLVPDMEAAFEWFGEHLRETRDSAIIATGPSATADMGALVQGAHGPKTVEVIVIS, encoded by the coding sequence ATGACCCAGGAACGAACGGACCCGTACGACCGATTTGCATCCCAGGCCGAAAGCTACGGGGTCGAACTGACCGAGGTGTCGCCCGAAGCGGTCGCCGGGGCGATCGCGGACGCGATCGATCCGCCGGCGATCGGAACGGCGCTCCCGTGGGACGACGTTGCACTACCAGCAGGCGTCGCGACAGAACCGACCCCGACGGACATCGAGGCGGCAGTCACGGGCGTGACGGCCGCGTCGCTGGCCATTGCCGACTACCGGAGTGTCGTCCTCCGGATGGACGAAGCCGGTAGCGAGCCGGTCAGCCTGTTCAACGACCGCCACGTCGCCGTGCTCCGCAAGGACGACCTCGTCCCCGACATGGAGGCGGCGTTCGAGTGGTTCGGTGAGCACCTCCGCGAGACACGCGACTCCGCGATCATCGCGACCGGTCCCTCGGCCACCGCCGACATGGGGGCGCTCGTCCAGGGTGCCCACGGCCCGAAAACCGTCGAGGTGATCGTGATCTCATGA
- a CDS encoding 50S ribosomal protein L6, translating to MPRIECELPDAVDATVDHLDVTVEGPEGTVSRRLWYPDVSVSIEDVPTESDEDTVDAVVIESEESDAETRATLGTFESHVENMIHGVQESWTYEMEVYYSHFPMQVSVEGDDVVIENFLGEAAPRRTAIHGDTTVEVEEDRITLSGPNIEDVGQTAADIEQLTRVTDKDARVFQDGVYITEKPSRGEV from the coding sequence ATGCCACGAATCGAATGCGAACTGCCGGACGCAGTCGACGCGACGGTCGATCACCTCGACGTGACCGTCGAGGGCCCCGAGGGGACGGTCTCGCGACGGCTCTGGTACCCCGACGTCTCGGTCTCGATCGAGGACGTTCCGACGGAGTCCGACGAGGACACCGTCGACGCGGTCGTCATCGAGTCCGAGGAGTCTGACGCCGAGACCCGCGCGACCCTGGGGACCTTCGAGAGCCACGTCGAGAACATGATCCACGGAGTGCAAGAGTCCTGGACCTACGAGATGGAGGTCTACTACTCGCACTTCCCGATGCAGGTCTCCGTCGAGGGAGACGACGTCGTCATCGAGAACTTCCTCGGTGAGGCCGCCCCGCGTCGCACCGCGATCCACGGCGACACGACGGTCGAGGTCGAGGAGGATCGAATCACCCTGTCCGGGCCCAACATCGAAGACGTGGGCCAGACCGCAGCGGACATCGAGCAGTTGACCCGCGTCACCGACAAGGACGCGCGGGTCTTCCAGGACGGGGTCTACATCACCGAGAAGCCATCCCGAGGTGAGGTCTGA
- a CDS encoding 50S ribosomal protein L5 has product MSSTDTGFHEMREPSIEKVVVHMGIGHGGRDLANAEEILEAVAGQEPVRTSAKATVGEFDIRQGDPIGAKVTLRGEDAEEFLETTFEFTELSASQFDETGNVSFGVEEHTEFPSQEYDPETGIYGLDVTVNLVRPGYRVAKREQASRAIPDGHQLTPADAIQFVEQRFDTEVTDE; this is encoded by the coding sequence ATGAGCTCGACCGACACCGGGTTCCACGAGATGCGCGAACCCAGCATCGAGAAGGTCGTCGTCCACATGGGCATCGGCCACGGTGGCCGAGACCTGGCGAACGCCGAGGAGATCCTCGAAGCCGTCGCCGGCCAGGAGCCCGTGCGGACGTCCGCGAAAGCGACCGTCGGTGAGTTCGACATTCGCCAGGGCGACCCGATCGGCGCGAAGGTCACGCTGCGCGGCGAGGACGCCGAGGAGTTCCTCGAAACGACCTTCGAGTTCACCGAGCTGTCAGCGAGTCAGTTCGACGAGACCGGCAACGTCAGCTTCGGCGTGGAGGAACACACGGAGTTCCCCAGCCAGGAGTACGACCCCGAGACGGGGATCTACGGGCTCGACGTGACCGTCAACCTCGTCCGACCGGGCTATCGCGTCGCGAAACGCGAGCAGGCCAGTCGGGCGATTCCGGACGGCCACCAGTTGACGCCGGCGGACGCGATTCAGTTCGTCGAGCAGCGGTTCGACACGGAGGTTACAGATGAGTGA
- a CDS encoding 30S ribosomal protein S5, whose amino-acid sequence MSADGWEPQTRLGKQVAEGEIDSMREALNAGLPLKEPEIVDQLVPGLEDEVLDINMVQRMTDSGRRVKFRCVIVVGDRDGLVGYAEGRDDQVGGAIQKAIEIGKLNLIDVSRGCGSWECGCGRPHTVALRTKGKAGSVEVELQPAPRGLGLAGGETVRHVLELAGIEDAWTRSSGNTRTTVNFAKATFDALRKTAEARVPERTFEKREVIE is encoded by the coding sequence ATGAGCGCAGACGGATGGGAACCACAGACGCGCCTCGGTAAGCAGGTTGCCGAGGGCGAGATCGACTCGATGCGCGAGGCCCTGAACGCCGGGCTCCCGCTGAAAGAACCGGAGATCGTCGACCAGCTCGTCCCCGGGCTGGAAGACGAAGTCCTGGACATCAACATGGTCCAGCGCATGACCGACTCCGGCCGCCGGGTGAAGTTCCGGTGTGTCATCGTCGTGGGCGACCGCGACGGGCTGGTGGGGTACGCCGAGGGGCGTGACGACCAGGTCGGCGGCGCGATCCAGAAGGCCATCGAGATCGGGAAGCTGAACCTGATCGACGTCTCCCGCGGCTGTGGGTCGTGGGAGTGTGGCTGTGGCCGACCGCACACGGTCGCGCTGCGCACGAAAGGAAAGGCCGGGTCGGTCGAGGTCGAACTCCAGCCCGCGCCGCGTGGGCTCGGACTCGCGGGCGGAGAGACCGTCCGACACGTCCTCGAACTCGCCGGCATCGAAGACGCCTGGACGCGATCCAGTGGGAACACCCGGACGACGGTCAACTTCGCGAAAGCGACGTTCGACGCGCTCCGGAAGACCGCCGAGGCGCGCGTCCCCGAGCGAACGTTCGAGAAACGCGAGGTGATCGAGTGA
- a CDS encoding 50S ribosomal protein L32e: MSTPETIDDISGVGEAKAEALREAGYDSVEAVAAAEQEELADIEGVGNALAARIKADLGDLEVDSDADPSDDSDADEDATADATDTESDADAEESEPDDQPQTLTDISGVSDERAAALDEAGYESVADVASADQEDLAEVEGIGNALAARIKADLGDLDVEDREVPEPESETETEEVETELRARGLTEKTPDLDGETERLLAQRQRVSKPQFNRQDYHKKLRVPTSWRSPKGDLSKQRRGIKGKGDTVEAGFRSPKATRGLHPSGFEEVRVHNTDDLEGVDPDTEAVRIGSTVGDRKRERIEEQAEDAEIRVLNPTYVEVEVSE; this comes from the coding sequence ATGAGTACACCCGAAACGATCGACGACATCAGCGGCGTCGGTGAAGCCAAAGCCGAGGCGCTCCGCGAGGCGGGCTACGACTCCGTCGAGGCGGTCGCCGCGGCCGAACAGGAAGAACTGGCCGACATCGAGGGAGTCGGGAACGCTCTCGCAGCCCGGATCAAGGCCGATCTGGGCGACCTCGAGGTCGACAGCGATGCCGACCCATCGGACGACAGCGATGCCGACGAGGATGCCACGGCAGACGCCACGGACACCGAGTCCGACGCAGACGCCGAGGAGTCCGAACCGGACGACCAGCCCCAGACGCTCACCGACATCAGCGGCGTCAGCGACGAGCGCGCCGCCGCACTGGACGAGGCGGGCTACGAGTCCGTCGCGGACGTCGCGAGCGCCGACCAGGAGGATCTGGCCGAGGTCGAGGGCATCGGCAACGCCCTCGCGGCGCGGATCAAAGCCGACCTGGGCGATCTGGACGTCGAGGACCGCGAGGTCCCCGAACCGGAGTCCGAAACCGAGACCGAGGAGGTCGAGACCGAACTCCGAGCGCGCGGGCTGACCGAGAAGACGCCCGACCTGGACGGCGAGACCGAGCGCCTGCTGGCCCAGCGCCAGCGGGTCTCGAAACCGCAGTTCAACCGCCAGGACTACCACAAAAAACTGCGCGTCCCGACCTCCTGGCGGAGTCCCAAAGGCGACCTCTCGAAACAGCGCCGCGGGATCAAGGGCAAAGGCGACACCGTCGAAGCGGGCTTTCGATCACCGAAAGCGACGCGTGGCCTGCACCCCAGCGGCTTCGAGGAAGTCCGGGTCCACAACACCGACGACCTCGAGGGCGTCGACCCCGACACCGAGGCGGTCCGTATCGGTTCGACGGTCGGCGACCGGAAACGCGAACGCATCGAAGAGCAGGCCGAGGACGCCGAGATTCGCGTCCTGAACCCGACCTACGTCGAAGTGGAGGTATCAGAATGA
- a CDS encoding 50S ribosomal protein L18 encodes MATGPRYTVPMRRRREGRTDYHQRLRLLKSGKPRLVARTSNAAVRAQLATPTPDGDETLAAAVSTDLAEYGWEAPTGNLPAAYLTGVLLGRRAQAIGIEEAVLDIGLNTPTPGSKVFAVQEGAIDAGLDVPHNDDVLADWSRTRGEHIAAYADQREEDLYSGDFDATELPAHFDSMREQLLEEDIEL; translated from the coding sequence ATGGCAACAGGACCACGCTACACGGTGCCGATGCGGCGCCGCCGCGAGGGCCGGACGGACTACCATCAGCGGTTGCGCCTGCTGAAATCCGGCAAGCCGCGGCTCGTCGCGCGGACGAGCAACGCGGCAGTCAGGGCGCAGCTGGCGACCCCGACCCCCGACGGCGACGAGACACTCGCAGCGGCCGTCTCGACCGACCTCGCGGAGTACGGCTGGGAGGCGCCGACGGGCAACCTGCCCGCGGCGTACCTCACGGGCGTCCTCCTGGGGCGGCGCGCCCAGGCGATCGGGATCGAAGAGGCCGTGCTCGACATCGGCCTCAACACCCCGACGCCGGGCAGCAAGGTGTTCGCAGTACAGGAAGGTGCAATCGACGCTGGGCTCGACGTTCCCCACAACGACGACGTCCTCGCAGACTGGTCACGCACGCGCGGCGAGCACATCGCCGCGTACGCCGACCAGCGTGAGGAGGACCTCTACAGTGGAGACTTCGACGCCACGGAGCTGCCCGCACACTTCGATTCGATGCGGGAGCAACTGCTCGAGGAGGACATCGAACTATGA
- the tatA gene encoding twin-arginine translocase TatA/TatE family subunit, producing the protein MIVLIPGMGGMAGGPELLVILLIAVLLFGANKIPKLARSTGEAMGEFKKGREEVEQELEEIKDGAVSSSSESGRGESETVESTESSSSDDEFESDFE; encoded by the coding sequence ATGATCGTCCTGATCCCGGGTATGGGTGGCATGGCTGGGGGGCCCGAACTGCTCGTCATCCTCCTGATCGCCGTCCTGCTCTTCGGCGCGAACAAGATTCCGAAGCTCGCTCGCTCGACCGGCGAGGCGATGGGCGAGTTCAAGAAAGGCCGCGAGGAAGTCGAACAGGAACTCGAAGAGATCAAAGACGGCGCGGTCTCGTCGTCTTCGGAGTCCGGTCGTGGCGAGTCCGAGACGGTCGAATCGACCGAGTCGAGTTCCTCGGACGACGAGTTCGAATCCGACTTCGAGTAA
- a CDS encoding uL15m family ribosomal protein, whose translation MTSKKRRQRGSRTHGGGSQKNRRGAGHRGGRGDAGRTKHEQLIHDPIGKSGFTRPEKVTDDVAEVSLQKLDEDAALLAADGLAEEVEGGYRIDAREIADDDEADFVKVLATGQLRRELEVVADAFSDGAEEAIEAAGGTAELTDLGQDRQTEDDGESDD comes from the coding sequence ATGACGTCCAAGAAACGACGCCAGCGCGGGAGTCGAACCCACGGCGGCGGATCCCAGAAGAACCGGCGCGGTGCGGGGCATCGCGGTGGCCGCGGCGACGCCGGACGGACCAAACACGAACAACTGATCCACGACCCCATCGGCAAGTCGGGCTTTACCCGCCCCGAGAAGGTCACCGACGACGTCGCGGAGGTCTCACTCCAGAAGCTGGACGAGGACGCCGCGCTGCTCGCGGCCGACGGCCTTGCCGAAGAGGTTGAGGGCGGCTACCGGATCGACGCCCGGGAGATTGCCGACGATGACGAGGCAGACTTCGTGAAGGTACTCGCCACCGGGCAACTCCGACGCGAACTCGAAGTCGTGGCCGACGCGTTCAGTGACGGGGCCGAGGAGGCCATCGAGGCCGCCGGCGGCACCGCCGAGTTGACCGACCTGGGCCAGGATCGCCAGACAGAAGACGACGGCGAGAGCGACGACTAG
- a CDS encoding translation initiation factor IF-2 subunit beta, producing MDYDEMLDRGMDETPEIGDRSGRFEVPDPTLRQEGNVTVFENYQSVIDDIDRDEEHAMKSLQNELGTSGHIDESGRARLTGEFSQRRMADALDAYVEEFVICPECNLPDTHLEREQGALLLQCEACGARSSTNS from the coding sequence ATGGATTACGACGAGATGCTCGACCGCGGCATGGACGAAACACCCGAAATCGGCGACCGGAGCGGCCGGTTCGAGGTCCCCGACCCGACCCTCCGCCAGGAGGGCAACGTCACCGTCTTCGAGAACTACCAGTCGGTGATCGACGACATCGACCGCGACGAAGAGCACGCGATGAAGTCACTCCAGAACGAACTCGGGACCAGCGGGCACATCGACGAGAGCGGGCGCGCTCGCCTCACCGGCGAGTTCAGTCAGCGCCGAATGGCCGACGCCCTCGACGCCTACGTCGAAGAGTTCGTGATCTGTCCGGAATGTAACCTTCCAGACACGCATCTCGAACGCGAACAGGGCGCGCTGCTCTTGCAGTGTGAAGCCTGTGGGGCCCGATCCTCGACGAACTCGTAG
- a CDS encoding 30S ribosomal protein S14 — protein MSESESDATGEQAAKRTGSREACQRCGREQGLVGKYDIWLCRQCFREIARDMGFEKYS, from the coding sequence ATGAGTGAGAGTGAGAGTGACGCGACGGGCGAGCAAGCCGCCAAGCGCACCGGTTCGCGTGAGGCCTGCCAGCGGTGTGGCCGCGAGCAGGGCCTGGTCGGGAAGTACGACATCTGGCTCTGCCGGCAATGCTTCCGCGAGATCGCTCGTGACATGGGCTTCGAGAAGTACAGCTAA
- a CDS encoding 30S ribosomal protein S8 has product MTSNDPLSDALSAIDNAESVGKLDQRVTPASDEIGSVLEVLYDRGYVAGFEYVEDGTSSAFEVELNGAVNECGSVTPRYSAGADEFERWEKRFLPARDYGTLVVTTSHGIMSHYEAREAGIGGQVIAYVY; this is encoded by the coding sequence ATGACATCTAACGATCCACTCAGCGACGCGCTGTCGGCGATCGACAACGCCGAGAGCGTCGGTAAGCTGGACCAGCGAGTGACGCCCGCCTCGGACGAGATCGGGTCAGTCCTCGAAGTACTCTACGACCGCGGCTACGTCGCGGGCTTCGAGTACGTCGAGGACGGCACGAGTAGCGCCTTCGAGGTCGAACTGAACGGTGCGGTCAACGAGTGTGGCTCGGTCACGCCCCGCTATTCGGCGGGGGCCGACGAGTTCGAGCGCTGGGAGAAGCGCTTCCTCCCGGCACGTGACTACGGCACACTCGTCGTGACCACCAGCCACGGGATCATGAGCCACTACGAGGCCCGAGAGGCGGGCATCGGTGGCCAGGTGATCGCGTACGTCTACTGA